One genomic window of Mucilaginibacter sp. SJ includes the following:
- a CDS encoding glycine-rich domain-containing protein, protein MLTAEQGVLWQKILDFQIDDPDAVFKFSERLARENGWSKDYTNRVITEYKRFIFLCCIAENGVTPSDAVDQAWHLHLTFTKSYWGDFCRETLGKEIHHNPTKGGNNEALKYDGFYTGTHKLYEKSFAGSPPADIWPINQTRFSEINFQRVNMDRYWLIRKPGVSKTICTALTVVITGLIFIQASDNEIFALIFLGVFILIAAFSYKKRGQNRDDKGGASCNSASCGADGNFHSGHHGDHSDHSGSGCHSGGHSGCGGHSGCGSGCSGCSSSGCSGGD, encoded by the coding sequence CCGGATGCTGTTTTTAAATTTTCGGAACGGCTGGCGCGTGAGAATGGTTGGAGCAAAGATTATACTAATCGGGTGATCACAGAATATAAACGTTTTATCTTCCTTTGTTGCATAGCTGAAAATGGAGTTACCCCTTCTGATGCGGTTGACCAGGCCTGGCACCTGCATTTAACTTTTACAAAGTCGTACTGGGGAGATTTTTGCCGCGAAACACTTGGTAAAGAAATTCATCATAACCCGACTAAAGGGGGCAATAACGAAGCTTTAAAATATGATGGATTTTATACCGGTACTCATAAATTATATGAAAAAAGCTTTGCAGGTTCTCCGCCAGCTGATATATGGCCTATCAACCAAACGCGATTTTCTGAGATCAACTTTCAACGGGTAAATATGGATAGGTATTGGCTTATTCGTAAGCCTGGAGTCAGTAAAACCATCTGCACGGCATTAACGGTAGTAATAACCGGATTGATATTTATACAGGCATCCGACAATGAGATCTTTGCGCTGATCTTTTTAGGAGTTTTTATACTGATTGCTGCGTTTAGCTATAAAAAGAGAGGGCAGAATAGGGATGATAAAGGCGGTGCGAGCTGCAATTCAGCAAGTTGCGGTGCCGACGGAAATTTTCATTCCGGGCATCATGGTGATCATTCAGATCATTCGGGGAGTGGCTGTCACAGCGGAGGACATTCCGGTTGCGGGGGACACAGCGGCTGCGGCAGTGGTTGTTCGGGCTGCTCATCTTCAGGCTGTAGCGGTGGGGATTAA